One part of the Mycolicibacterium aromaticivorans JS19b1 = JCM 16368 genome encodes these proteins:
- a CDS encoding TetR/AcrR family transcriptional regulator — protein MKVTEARTTRRRTNTRARLIEATDELIRESGRTWFTVEEVCRAAGYTRGAFYSSYDTMEDLLFEVYEHQNDALVERLRNTAAPLLRTKGVLETDRVVRQLLKAGVADQPRIALHAALVARAAHQPEIAHVLDAQVERFREGLQGIFVALIAKTGRTMTVTPEAFTRALMAAQAGASGQFLSDRAATEEVRYLTALAVVEGLSA, from the coding sequence GTGAAGGTCACAGAGGCGCGGACAACCCGACGCCGCACGAACACCCGGGCCCGTTTGATCGAGGCCACCGACGAACTCATCCGGGAGAGCGGCCGGACCTGGTTCACCGTCGAGGAGGTGTGCCGGGCCGCCGGCTACACCCGTGGGGCCTTCTACTCCAGCTACGACACCATGGAGGACCTGCTCTTCGAGGTGTACGAACACCAGAATGACGCGCTCGTGGAGCGGTTGCGCAATACGGCCGCGCCTCTGCTGCGAACCAAGGGCGTTCTCGAAACCGACCGCGTGGTGCGCCAATTGCTGAAGGCGGGCGTCGCCGATCAACCGCGCATCGCCCTGCATGCCGCCCTGGTGGCTCGTGCGGCCCATCAGCCCGAGATCGCCCATGTCCTGGATGCACAGGTCGAACGCTTTCGTGAAGGCCTGCAGGGGATCTTCGTCGCGTTGATCGCCAAGACCGGACGGACGATGACCGTCACGCCCGAGGCATTCACCCGCGCGCTGATGGCCGCCCAGGCCGGCGCCTCCGGTCAGTTCCTCAGCGATCGCGCAGCCACCGAGGAAGTCCGCTACCTGACCGCGCTGGCCGTTGTCGAAGGGTTGTCCGCCTGA
- a CDS encoding cutinase family protein, whose protein sequence is MGSDRSAGRWVGLVASPLFVTSALLVGPVATPLASAADCADAEVVFARGTDEPAGMGRVGDALVDALRKQAPSLNIDTYAVNYKATKLQLHGGDGANDVISHIKSTVSSCPDTKIVLGGYSQGASVIDIVAGVPVGGIPWGSSLPPEYAKNVVAVATFGNVATRTNQALPSTSALLGAKAIDLCNPADPICHAGPGNEWSGHTEGYVPGYTNQAASFVAAKLLAGISQHMPGYGSAPGYGPTTSYGPDSMYAPLPGSGPAASLPGPQPSYPAEVPSYPSQLPTTSPTTVAPSSPSTGTGLV, encoded by the coding sequence GTGGGGAGCGACCGGTCAGCCGGTCGCTGGGTCGGGCTGGTTGCTTCGCCGTTGTTCGTCACGAGCGCACTGCTCGTCGGTCCTGTCGCGACACCGTTGGCGTCGGCTGCCGACTGTGCTGACGCCGAGGTCGTCTTCGCCCGCGGCACCGACGAGCCTGCCGGGATGGGCCGGGTCGGCGACGCGCTCGTCGACGCACTGCGCAAGCAAGCGCCCAGCCTGAACATCGACACCTACGCGGTCAACTACAAGGCCACCAAGCTGCAGCTGCACGGCGGCGACGGCGCCAACGACGTGATCTCGCACATCAAATCGACGGTGTCGTCCTGCCCGGACACCAAGATCGTCCTCGGCGGATACTCACAAGGCGCCAGCGTGATCGACATCGTCGCCGGCGTTCCGGTGGGCGGCATCCCCTGGGGTAGCTCGCTGCCGCCGGAGTACGCCAAGAACGTGGTCGCCGTGGCGACCTTCGGCAATGTCGCGACCCGCACGAACCAAGCGCTGCCAAGCACGAGCGCTCTGCTCGGCGCCAAAGCCATCGACCTGTGTAATCCGGCTGACCCGATCTGCCATGCGGGCCCGGGCAACGAGTGGAGCGGGCACACCGAAGGCTACGTCCCCGGCTACACCAACCAGGCGGCATCGTTCGTCGCGGCCAAACTGCTCGCCGGTATCAGTCAGCACATGCCGGGGTACGGCAGCGCGCCCGGATATGGCCCGACCACGTCCTACGGGCCGGACTCCATGTACGCGCCGCTGCCCGGCTCCGGGCCTGCCGCCTCGCTACCGGGGCCGCAGCCCAGCTATCCCGCGGAGGTGCCGAGCTATCCCTCGCAGCTCCCCACGACCAGCCCGACGACAGTGGCACCCAGCTCGCCGTCGACGGGAACCGGTCTGGTGTAA